One region of Peribacillus simplex genomic DNA includes:
- a CDS encoding DRTGG domain-containing protein: MATKHEQILKHIDGLPVGEKISVRQIAKALNVSEGTAYRAIKEAENQGYVSSIERVGTIRIEKKKKENIEKLTFAEVVNIVDGQVLGGKTGLHKTLNKFVIGAMKLDAMMRYTGAGNLLIVGNRTQAHEHALNAGAAVLITGGFDTEEPVKRLADELEMPVISTSYDTFTVATMINRAIYDQLIKKEILLVEDILTPVQETTFLTVGDRVQTWHELNQESGHSRFPVVDYNMKVQGMVTSKDIMGQEELTLIDKVMTKNPMTVGDKMSVASSAHMMVWEGIELIPVVNDSHILKGIVSRQDVLKALQMSQRQPQVGETIDDTITSQLVMTSNRGKGEEVYNYGVTPQMTNYLGTISSGVFTTLVTDSANRALRSYKRGDLVVENMTIYFIKPVQIDSTLEIHPRVLDVGRKFGKVDVEVFNQGKLVGKAMLTCQLLDRS; the protein is encoded by the coding sequence TTGGCTACAAAGCATGAACAAATATTAAAACATATCGATGGGCTCCCTGTTGGTGAAAAGATTTCCGTCCGTCAAATTGCGAAAGCATTGAATGTTAGTGAAGGTACCGCATATCGGGCAATTAAAGAGGCGGAGAACCAGGGCTACGTGAGCTCGATTGAGCGGGTAGGCACGATCCGTATCGAGAAAAAGAAAAAAGAGAATATTGAAAAGCTCACTTTTGCCGAGGTAGTTAATATTGTGGACGGACAAGTTCTGGGTGGAAAAACGGGACTTCATAAGACATTAAATAAATTCGTCATCGGGGCGATGAAGCTGGATGCCATGATGAGATATACAGGTGCAGGAAATCTGCTGATCGTCGGGAACCGTACCCAGGCCCATGAGCACGCGTTAAATGCGGGTGCAGCGGTGCTGATCACCGGGGGATTCGATACGGAAGAGCCCGTTAAAAGGTTGGCCGATGAATTGGAGATGCCAGTCATTTCTACAAGTTACGATACCTTTACCGTTGCAACGATGATCAATCGGGCAATCTATGACCAATTGATCAAAAAGGAAATATTGCTGGTGGAGGATATTTTGACGCCCGTACAGGAAACGACCTTTTTAACGGTTGGTGACCGGGTTCAGACTTGGCATGAACTGAATCAGGAATCAGGGCATAGCCGTTTCCCTGTTGTCGATTACAATATGAAGGTTCAAGGAATGGTCACATCAAAAGATATCATGGGTCAGGAAGAGTTGACGCTCATTGATAAGGTGATGACGAAAAACCCGATGACCGTAGGCGATAAAATGAGTGTAGCATCTTCTGCACATATGATGGTTTGGGAAGGCATCGAGTTGATCCCGGTCGTGAATGACAGTCATATCCTGAAGGGAATCGTGAGCAGGCAGGATGTACTGAAGGCACTGCAAATGAGTCAAAGGCAGCCACAGGTGGGCGAAACGATCGACGATACGATCACAAGTCAGCTTGTGATGACTTCGAATCGCGGCAAGGGTGAGGAAGTGTATAACTATGGCGTCACTCCGCAGATGACCAATTATCTTGGGACCATTTCAAGCGGTGTGTTCACGACATTGGTTACGGATTCAGCAAACCGGGCACTTCGAAGCTATAAGCGCGGTGACTTGGTCGTGGAAAATATGACGATTTATTTCATCAAGCCAGTTCAGATCGACAGCACGCTTGAAATCCATCCGCGTGTCCTTGATGTAGGACGTAAATTCGGAAAAGTGGATGTCGAGGTGTTTAACCAAGGCAAACTTGTCGGTAAGGCGATGTTAACCTGCCAATTGCTTGATCGATCATGA
- a CDS encoding metal-dependent hydrolase: MKVSFHGHAVVKVETNGQTILFDPFINGNELTDLKVEDVKPDVIILTHGHNDHVGDTVELAKRHDALVIGIAEIADYLGAQGVRTHGMSIGGAFEFEFGKVKLTPAFHGTGFNNGDGQIIYLGMPAGVLLTIEGKTIYHAGDTAVFSDMKLIGERHPIDLAFLPIGDNYTMGPEDAALAAKFLQAKQVVPIHYNTFPVIKQDPNKFIDLLEEGNGLIMEAGDEIEL, encoded by the coding sequence ATGAAAGTATCTTTTCATGGACATGCAGTTGTAAAAGTAGAAACGAATGGTCAAACGATTTTATTCGATCCGTTCATCAATGGAAATGAATTGACCGATTTGAAGGTAGAAGATGTGAAACCGGATGTGATCATCTTGACACATGGTCATAATGACCACGTTGGTGACACGGTCGAATTGGCCAAAAGGCATGACGCACTTGTCATTGGCATTGCAGAAATTGCCGACTATCTTGGTGCTCAAGGGGTTAGGACTCACGGGATGAGCATCGGCGGAGCTTTCGAATTCGAATTTGGAAAAGTGAAACTGACGCCTGCTTTCCATGGAACGGGATTCAATAACGGAGATGGGCAAATCATTTATTTAGGAATGCCTGCTGGCGTATTGCTTACGATAGAAGGGAAAACGATCTATCATGCAGGGGATACAGCGGTATTTTCCGATATGAAACTGATCGGGGAACGACATCCGATTGACTTGGCATTTTTGCCAATCGGCGACAATTACACCATGGGGCCGGAAGATGCTGCACTTGCAGCGAAATTCCTTCAAGCCAAACAGGTCGTGCCGATTCATTACAATACTTTCCCTGTCATCAAACAGGATCCTAACAAATTCATTGACCTGCTTGAAGAGGGGAATGGACTGATCATGGAAGCCGGGGATGAAATTGAATTATAA
- a CDS encoding universal stress protein — protein sequence MDYKNILVAVDGSEEAEWALKKAIYLAKLSDATLCLAHIVDTRNFPTIEAYDMTIREHSETFANELLEKYKMEAIASGIAKVQTEVAYGSPKVQIPRDIAKKHSIDLIVCGATGLNAVERFLIGSVSEGIVRHSNCDVIVVRTNSDKR from the coding sequence ATAGATTATAAAAATATTCTAGTAGCAGTGGACGGTTCGGAAGAAGCAGAGTGGGCTTTAAAAAAGGCTATCTATTTAGCAAAACTCAGTGATGCGACCCTATGTCTTGCACATATTGTTGACACAAGGAATTTCCCTACTATCGAAGCATATGATATGACTATCCGTGAACACTCTGAAACCTTTGCCAATGAGCTATTGGAAAAGTATAAAATGGAAGCCATTGCATCCGGGATTGCAAAAGTCCAAACAGAAGTGGCATATGGTTCTCCTAAAGTTCAAATTCCAAGGGATATTGCCAAAAAACATTCAATCGATTTAATTGTGTGCGGTGCAACTGGCCTTAATGCCGTCGAACGTTTCCTGATCGGCAGCGTGTCGGAAGGTATCGTTCGCCATTCAAACTGTGATGTAATTGTCGTCCGTACGAATAGTGATAAAAGATGA
- the argH gene encoding argininosuccinate lyase has translation MSSKLWGGRFTKSAEEWVDEFGASISFDQELVLEDIQGSLAHVTMLKQCSILPEEDADQIIEGLKSLQEKAEKGELTFKVEMEDIHLNLESMLISEIGPVGGKLHTGRSRNDQVATDLHLYMRNQTKVILELINDLQKAILGQAKKNVETLIPGYTHLQRAQPISFAHHLMAYFWMLERDKQRFTESFKRINVSPLGAGALAGTTFPIDRALSAELLGFEGIYENSLDAVSDRDFAIEFMSNSATMMMHLSRFSEEIILWSSQEFQFVELDDAFSTGSSIMPQKKNPDMAELIRGKTGRVYGNLTGLLTVLKGLPLAYNKDMQEDKEGVFDTVKTIVGSLKIFAGMISTMKVKTDVMEKATRNDFSNATELADYLASKGMPFRKAHEVVGKLVLFCVQNGCYLVDLSIEQFQEASDLFGHDIYDALNPYEAVKRRNSAGGTGFAQVLLAIEKAEKLVSE, from the coding sequence GTGAGCAGCAAGCTTTGGGGAGGGAGATTCACCAAGTCTGCCGAAGAATGGGTAGATGAGTTTGGAGCTTCCATCTCCTTTGACCAGGAACTTGTCCTTGAAGATATTCAAGGCAGCTTAGCCCATGTAACCATGTTAAAGCAATGCAGCATTTTACCTGAAGAAGATGCGGACCAGATCATTGAAGGACTGAAAAGTTTACAGGAAAAAGCTGAAAAGGGTGAATTGACTTTTAAGGTTGAGATGGAGGATATCCATCTTAACCTGGAAAGTATGCTAATAAGCGAAATTGGTCCAGTGGGCGGAAAGCTTCATACAGGCAGAAGCCGTAATGACCAAGTTGCAACAGATCTTCATCTGTATATGCGGAACCAAACAAAAGTGATCCTGGAACTCATCAATGATCTGCAAAAAGCGATTTTGGGACAGGCCAAAAAAAATGTGGAAACACTAATTCCAGGTTATACACATTTACAGCGGGCACAGCCCATTTCATTTGCCCACCATTTAATGGCTTATTTTTGGATGCTTGAGCGTGATAAGCAGCGTTTCACCGAGAGCTTCAAAAGAATTAATGTTTCTCCATTGGGTGCTGGGGCGCTAGCTGGGACGACTTTCCCGATTGACCGTGCCCTCAGTGCCGAACTATTGGGGTTTGAGGGGATTTATGAAAACAGCCTTGATGCGGTAAGTGATCGTGACTTTGCTATTGAATTCATGAGCAACAGTGCGACGATGATGATGCATTTATCCCGTTTCAGCGAAGAAATCATTCTATGGTCAAGCCAGGAGTTCCAATTCGTTGAATTGGATGATGCGTTTTCAACGGGAAGCAGCATTATGCCGCAAAAGAAAAACCCTGATATGGCAGAATTGATTCGTGGTAAAACAGGAAGGGTTTATGGGAATTTAACGGGGTTATTGACTGTATTGAAAGGATTGCCGCTTGCTTATAATAAAGATATGCAAGAAGATAAAGAAGGCGTTTTCGATACGGTCAAGACCATTGTTGGTTCACTTAAAATATTTGCTGGCATGATTTCAACAATGAAAGTGAAAACGGACGTCATGGAAAAAGCAACAAGAAATGACTTCTCGAATGCGACGGAATTAGCTGATTACCTAGCTTCAAAGGGAATGCCTTTCCGTAAGGCACACGAGGTGGTCGGGAAACTTGTATTGTTCTGTGTCCAGAATGGCTGCTATTTAGTAGACCTAAGCATTGAACAATTCCAGGAAGCCTCCGATTTGTTTGGACATGATATTTACGATGCATTAAATCCTTACGAAGCCGTTAAACGCCGTAACAGTGCGGGCGGTACAGGTTTTGCCCAAGTGTTGCTGGCGATTGAAAAAGCCGAAAAACTGGTAAGTGAATAA
- a CDS encoding class I SAM-dependent methyltransferase translates to MKSTPVEQLFYEFDETAQILQSELSCTYLDALGETGENFFQGKVLQEEISEVSKKRLVKHYGDFSPEKYEKEAIRKAYQLAILKGMQESVQPNHHMTPDAVGMFVSYLVGKFTKDQKELVMLDPAVGTGNLLFAILNQLTDKSIASYGVEIDETLIRLAYAGANLQEHPLQFFNQDSLEPLFIDPSDVVVSDLPIGYYPNDVRAAEYELKADNGHSYAHHLFIEQSVKHVKDGGHLFFIVPNNLFVSEEAPKLNDFLKKHTHIQGMVQLPLSMFKSEAAAKSILILQKKKEGIEAPKKALLVQLPKLSDFEATSSVMQQMDDWFKEEK, encoded by the coding sequence GTGAAGTCTACCCCAGTTGAACAATTATTTTATGAATTTGATGAAACAGCCCAAATATTGCAAAGTGAATTATCATGTACGTATCTGGATGCCCTAGGTGAAACGGGTGAGAACTTCTTCCAGGGGAAAGTCCTGCAGGAGGAAATCAGTGAAGTATCGAAGAAAAGGTTAGTTAAGCATTATGGAGATTTTTCACCAGAGAAATATGAGAAGGAAGCAATTCGTAAAGCGTACCAGCTTGCTATTTTAAAAGGCATGCAGGAGAGCGTCCAACCGAATCATCATATGACCCCGGATGCAGTCGGCATGTTCGTCAGCTATTTAGTCGGTAAATTCACCAAGGATCAAAAAGAATTGGTCATGCTGGATCCAGCTGTCGGAACGGGGAATTTACTATTTGCGATCTTGAATCAACTTACTGATAAAAGTATCGCATCATATGGTGTCGAGATTGATGAAACCTTGATCAGGCTTGCTTATGCAGGTGCCAACCTGCAAGAACATCCGCTGCAATTTTTCAACCAGGACAGCTTGGAGCCACTTTTCATCGATCCTTCCGATGTTGTGGTCAGTGATTTGCCGATTGGTTATTATCCGAATGATGTGCGTGCAGCTGAATATGAATTGAAGGCCGATAATGGACATTCATATGCACACCATTTGTTTATTGAGCAAAGTGTTAAACATGTGAAGGATGGCGGACACCTTTTCTTCATTGTCCCTAATAACCTGTTCGTCTCGGAGGAAGCGCCGAAACTCAATGATTTCCTGAAGAAGCATACACATATCCAAGGGATGGTGCAACTGCCGCTTTCCATGTTTAAGAGTGAAGCGGCTGCGAAAAGCATCCTGATCCTTCAAAAGAAAAAAGAGGGTATCGAAGCTCCGAAGAAGGCACTGCTCGTACAACTTCCGAAGTTATCGGATTTCGAAGCGACAAGCTCTGTCATGCAGCAGATGGATGATTGGTTTAAAGAGGAAAAGTAG
- the tpx gene encoding thiol peroxidase, whose translation MASVTFKNNPVTLVGSELKVGDKAPDFTVLANDLSPVTLSDSKGSVRIISVVPSVDTGVCDAQTRKFNEEAAKLDNVKVLTISNDLPFAQKRWCAASGLDNVQVLSDHRDLSFGEAYGVVMQELRLLARSVFVVNSNDEITYVEYVSEGTNHPNYEGAIEAAKAAK comes from the coding sequence ATGGCTTCAGTTACATTTAAAAACAACCCGGTCACTTTAGTGGGATCAGAACTAAAAGTTGGGGACAAAGCACCTGATTTTACGGTATTGGCTAATGACTTATCACCGGTTACATTGAGCGACTCCAAAGGTTCTGTCCGCATCATCAGTGTAGTTCCATCTGTCGATACAGGTGTATGTGATGCACAGACACGTAAATTCAATGAAGAAGCGGCAAAATTGGATAATGTAAAAGTTCTGACGATCAGTAACGATCTTCCTTTCGCGCAAAAACGCTGGTGTGCTGCTAGTGGCCTGGACAATGTTCAAGTTCTTTCCGATCACCGTGACCTTTCATTCGGTGAAGCCTATGGTGTCGTCATGCAAGAACTTCGACTATTGGCACGCTCGGTGTTCGTTGTAAACAGCAATGATGAAATCACATATGTAGAATATGTTAGTGAAGGTACCAACCATCCAAATTACGAGGGTGCAATCGAAGCGGCTAAAGCAGCAAAATAA
- a CDS encoding EcsC family protein, which produces MEFTNREIKIWNEISEWQENLYQYERKDLSALYDKWLEQGFELLPDNVQQQFFEKLDTWLFHLHAMVQSSQIQIDARERILASARLFKEDIETLDDLNHLSIDQLNYIANQHIAKHRLYSFAQGGVSGSGSLLLLGSDIPAMTVINVRIVQLIAMSYGVEVNTPFEMMMALKVFNAGAMPKRLQGMAWEELIREVQNADDDYFYLGIEELTNPTWMEQPLKQLLKAISITVFRKKLVRGIPFISMAIGAGANYQMTRNVSEFAQKFYQYRYLQKKKAEEE; this is translated from the coding sequence ATGGAATTCACGAATCGGGAAATTAAAATTTGGAATGAAATTAGTGAATGGCAGGAAAATCTTTATCAATATGAGCGAAAAGATTTGTCAGCATTGTATGATAAATGGTTAGAGCAGGGTTTTGAGCTGCTTCCAGATAACGTCCAACAACAGTTTTTTGAAAAGCTTGATACTTGGCTTTTTCATTTGCATGCCATGGTTCAGAGCTCACAAATCCAAATAGATGCAAGAGAGCGGATTTTAGCATCTGCGCGCTTGTTTAAGGAAGATATCGAAACGCTGGATGACTTGAATCACTTATCGATCGATCAGTTGAATTACATAGCCAACCAGCATATCGCAAAGCATCGGTTGTATTCATTTGCACAAGGCGGTGTAAGCGGATCTGGTAGCCTGCTCCTGTTAGGGAGTGATATTCCGGCCATGACGGTCATCAATGTCAGGATCGTACAGCTGATTGCGATGTCTTATGGTGTTGAGGTGAATACGCCTTTTGAAATGATGATGGCCCTTAAGGTATTCAATGCAGGAGCGATGCCAAAGAGACTTCAAGGGATGGCCTGGGAAGAATTGATCCGGGAAGTCCAGAACGCGGATGATGACTATTTTTATTTAGGAATCGAAGAACTTACAAATCCGACCTGGATGGAACAGCCGTTGAAGCAGCTGTTGAAAGCCATATCCATAACTGTCTTTCGAAAAAAATTGGTTCGGGGCATTCCATTCATCAGCATGGCCATCGGGGCTGGGGCCAATTATCAAATGACCCGGAATGTCAGTGAATTTGCGCAGAAGTTCTATCAATATCGGTATTTACAGAAGAAGAAGGCTGAAGAAGAATGA
- a CDS encoding YtpI family protein has translation MPILVTLIVLSLGVYLFYKIKSVRTKMPMEKKWISGKSSIALGAFVALFGINQLFLFHSTTTYIISAVFISVGLFSVWGGYKMYRFYLPHAIEEAVNQKG, from the coding sequence ATGCCTATTCTTGTAACCTTGATCGTTCTTTCACTAGGGGTCTATTTGTTTTATAAGATCAAATCGGTCCGAACCAAAATGCCGATGGAAAAAAAGTGGATTTCAGGGAAGTCTTCCATTGCCCTTGGTGCGTTTGTCGCACTATTCGGAATCAATCAGCTTTTTCTATTCCACTCAACCACCACTTATATCATTTCTGCCGTTTTCATTTCCGTTGGCCTATTCAGCGTTTGGGGAGGCTATAAAATGTATAGATTTTACCTGCCGCATGCAATTGAAGAAGCCGTAAATCAAAAAGGATAA
- a CDS encoding argininosuccinate synthase: MGKNQKVVLAYSGGLDTSVAIKWLQDQGYEVVACCLDVGEGKDLDFIKEKAITVGAVSSYVIDAKDEFADEFALTALQAHTLYEGKYPLVSALSRPLIAKKLVEVAEAENAVAVAHGCTGKGNDQVRFEVSISALNPDLEVLAPVRDWKWSREEEIEYAAKNGIPVPIGLASPFSIDQNLWGRSNECGILEDPWAAPPEEAYDLTTSLENTPDTADIIEIGFEQGVPVTLNDKNYKLADLIVELNQIAGKHGVGRIDHVENRLVGIKSREVYEAPGAMTLIAAHKELEDITLVKELAHFKPVIEKKMTELIYEGLWFSPLQKALAAFLKETQVNVTGTVRVKLFKGHAIVEGRKSEYSLYDEKLATYTKADEFDHDAAVGFIKLWGLPTKVNSMVNNKKVTV; the protein is encoded by the coding sequence ATGGGAAAAAATCAAAAAGTTGTTTTAGCATATTCCGGAGGTTTGGATACTTCCGTTGCAATTAAATGGTTACAAGATCAAGGGTACGAAGTTGTAGCATGCTGCTTGGATGTCGGTGAAGGGAAAGATTTGGACTTCATTAAAGAAAAAGCAATCACTGTTGGTGCGGTCAGTTCATATGTGATTGATGCGAAAGACGAATTCGCTGATGAATTCGCATTAACGGCTCTTCAGGCACATACTTTATATGAAGGGAAATATCCATTGGTTTCAGCTCTATCACGCCCGCTGATCGCTAAGAAATTAGTGGAAGTGGCTGAAGCGGAAAACGCTGTAGCCGTTGCGCACGGTTGTACGGGAAAAGGAAATGACCAAGTGCGTTTCGAAGTATCCATCTCGGCATTGAATCCTGATTTAGAAGTTCTTGCACCTGTTCGTGATTGGAAATGGTCTCGTGAAGAGGAGATTGAATATGCAGCTAAAAATGGCATTCCTGTTCCAATCGGCTTGGCAAGTCCATTCTCGATCGACCAAAACCTTTGGGGAAGAAGTAACGAATGCGGAATCCTGGAAGACCCATGGGCAGCTCCACCAGAAGAGGCTTATGATCTGACAACAAGCCTTGAAAATACGCCAGATACTGCTGACATCATTGAAATTGGTTTTGAACAAGGTGTACCGGTTACATTGAATGACAAAAACTATAAATTGGCTGACTTGATTGTTGAATTGAATCAGATTGCCGGTAAACACGGGGTTGGACGTATCGATCACGTAGAAAATAGATTAGTAGGAATCAAATCCCGTGAAGTATATGAAGCTCCAGGTGCTATGACATTAATTGCTGCACATAAAGAGCTTGAAGATATCACGCTTGTAAAAGAATTGGCTCACTTCAAACCAGTAATCGAGAAGAAAATGACTGAATTGATTTATGAAGGCCTTTGGTTCTCTCCGCTTCAAAAAGCATTGGCCGCTTTCCTTAAAGAAACACAAGTAAATGTAACGGGTACAGTCCGTGTGAAGCTTTTCAAAGGACATGCGATTGTTGAAGGAAGAAAATCCGAGTACTCTCTATATGACGAAAAACTGGCTACTTATACAAAAGCGGACGAATTCGATCATGATGCAGCAGTTGGGTTCATTAAGTTATGGGGACTTCCAACGAAAGTGAACAGCATGGTCAATAACAAGAAGGTGACAGTGTGA
- a CDS encoding acetate kinase, translating to MSKIMAINAGSSSLKFQLFEMPSENVITKGLVERIGLKNSTFTLSVEGKKVSETVHIPNYEVAVGLLLKKLIYHRIIESFEEIDGVGHRVVHGGEVFSDSVLITVEVIEEIEKLSELAPLHNPANITGIKAFRQILDVPAVAVFDTAFHQTMAADSYLYSLPFEYYENYGIRKYGFHGTSHKYVSQRAAAMIGRPIEQLRLLSCHLGNGASITAIKGGKSIDTSMGFTPLAGVTMGTRSGNIDPALIPYIMEKTGKTADEVLDVLNKKSGILALSGFSSDLRDIQVEADKGNDRAVLALEVFADRIHKYIGSYSAKMGGVDGIIFTAGIGENSQAIRGRILEGLEFMGVYWDKDLNRTSGKEAFINTPYSPVKVMVIPTNEEIMIVRDTMRLAFSENMTS from the coding sequence ATGTCAAAAATCATGGCTATTAATGCTGGCAGCTCTTCATTGAAGTTTCAACTTTTTGAGATGCCAAGTGAAAACGTAATTACAAAGGGTCTTGTAGAAAGGATTGGCTTGAAAAATTCCACATTCACTTTGAGCGTCGAAGGCAAAAAGGTATCTGAAACGGTGCATATACCCAACTATGAAGTGGCAGTAGGGCTTTTATTGAAAAAGCTGATTTACCATCGCATCATTGAATCCTTTGAAGAGATAGATGGCGTAGGGCATCGGGTTGTGCATGGTGGTGAGGTGTTCAGTGACTCCGTCTTGATTACGGTGGAAGTAATAGAGGAAATCGAAAAGCTTTCCGAGTTGGCACCCCTTCATAATCCCGCCAATATCACGGGAATCAAAGCCTTCAGGCAAATACTTGATGTTCCTGCTGTTGCCGTATTCGATACTGCCTTTCATCAAACGATGGCTGCAGATTCATATTTGTACAGCTTACCCTTTGAATATTATGAAAACTATGGAATAAGGAAATATGGGTTTCATGGTACTTCACATAAATATGTGTCGCAGCGGGCTGCAGCAATGATTGGCCGCCCAATCGAACAGCTTCGCTTGTTATCCTGCCATTTAGGGAATGGTGCAAGCATTACGGCCATAAAGGGCGGTAAATCGATTGATACATCAATGGGATTTACACCATTGGCCGGTGTTACAATGGGGACGCGTTCAGGCAACATCGACCCTGCGCTGATTCCATATATCATGGAGAAGACGGGAAAAACGGCTGATGAAGTGCTGGATGTCCTGAATAAGAAAAGCGGCATTCTAGCCCTTTCCGGGTTTTCCAGCGACCTGCGCGATATACAAGTGGAAGCGGATAAAGGCAATGATCGTGCTGTACTCGCACTTGAAGTTTTTGCAGATCGGATTCACAAGTACATAGGTTCCTATTCGGCTAAAATGGGGGGTGTGGACGGCATCATTTTTACAGCGGGCATCGGTGAAAACAGTCAAGCCATTAGGGGGCGAATCTTGGAGGGACTTGAATTCATGGGGGTATATTGGGATAAGGATCTCAACCGTACCTCGGGTAAGGAAGCCTTCATCAATACACCTTATTCCCCCGTGAAAGTGATGGTCATTCCCACTAATGAAGAAATCATGATTGTCAGGGATACCATGAGATTGGCTTTTAGCGAAAACATGACTTCATGA
- a CDS encoding MogA/MoaB family molybdenum cofactor biosynthesis protein yields the protein MSVRDHKEGFTEEIRCMVITVSDTRNEETDKSGALMVELLKSNGHEVTEYEIVKDEREAIQAAVTVGSQSSKVDVILTNGGTGIANRDVTIEAVQELMTREIPGFGEIFRMLSFQEDIGSAAILSRAIAGVVNNKAVFSTPGSTGAVRLAMNKLILPELGHVVGELRKDL from the coding sequence ATGAGTGTCAGGGATCATAAAGAAGGCTTCACGGAGGAAATTCGCTGCATGGTGATAACCGTTAGTGATACGCGTAATGAAGAAACGGATAAAAGCGGGGCACTGATGGTGGAATTATTGAAATCGAATGGGCATGAAGTGACGGAATATGAAATTGTAAAGGATGAAAGGGAAGCGATTCAAGCTGCGGTCACAGTTGGCAGCCAAAGCAGCAAGGTGGATGTCATATTAACAAACGGTGGCACGGGCATCGCCAATAGGGATGTAACGATCGAGGCGGTTCAAGAATTGATGACAAGGGAAATTCCGGGTTTTGGCGAGATTTTCCGAATGCTCAGCTTTCAAGAGGATATCGGTTCTGCAGCCATACTATCGAGGGCGATTGCTGGGGTCGTGAACAACAAAGCGGTTTTTTCCACCCCGGGTTCAACGGGGGCGGTTCGGCTTGCGATGAATAAATTGATTCTCCCGGAATTGGGACATGTCGTTGGTGAGCTTCGGAAGGATTTATAA
- a CDS encoding M24 family metallopeptidase, translating into MNERLTELQNWLQANEVEAALLTSTESIFYLSGFFSDPHERLLALAIFANADPFLVCPQMEVPDAKHAGWNGDIIGYTDIENPWEKVKQAVVNRGLTIKKMAIEKEHMNVERYEKVQHHFGAPKLVSAEEKLQRMRMIKSEEEMVKIREACRLADFAIEVGVSEIREGKTEMEILAAIEFELKKAGVSQMSFSTMVLTGKNGASPHGTPGNTKVQRGDLVLFDLGVVHEGYCSDITRTVAYGDINDKQAEIYEAVLNAQEAAVTASKPGVSCSEIDLIARNIIRNKGYGEFFPHRLGHGLGISVHEYPSLTETNTLELQSGMVYTIEPGIYVPNVAGVRIEDDLLITDTGCEVLTKYPKSLQIIK; encoded by the coding sequence ATGAATGAACGTTTGACAGAACTACAAAATTGGCTTCAGGCCAATGAGGTTGAAGCCGCATTACTTACATCCACAGAAAGCATCTTCTATTTAAGCGGGTTCTTTAGTGATCCTCATGAAAGACTGCTTGCACTTGCCATTTTTGCAAATGCCGACCCATTCCTGGTCTGCCCGCAGATGGAAGTTCCGGATGCTAAACATGCTGGATGGAATGGGGATATCATTGGTTATACCGACATTGAAAATCCATGGGAAAAAGTTAAGCAAGCAGTGGTGAATCGCGGGTTAACCATAAAGAAAATGGCCATTGAAAAAGAGCATATGAATGTAGAGCGTTATGAAAAGGTCCAACATCACTTCGGAGCACCAAAGCTCGTTTCAGCAGAAGAAAAACTCCAAAGGATGCGAATGATCAAGTCGGAAGAGGAAATGGTCAAAATCCGTGAAGCATGCCGCCTTGCCGACTTTGCGATCGAAGTGGGTGTCAGCGAAATTCGTGAAGGTAAAACGGAAATGGAAATCCTTGCAGCGATAGAATTCGAACTGAAAAAGGCCGGAGTAAGCCAAATGTCATTCTCCACAATGGTCCTGACTGGTAAAAATGGCGCTTCCCCACATGGCACACCTGGGAATACGAAGGTTCAGCGTGGCGATCTTGTCCTCTTTGACCTGGGGGTCGTTCATGAAGGGTACTGCTCTGACATCACTAGAACGGTTGCTTACGGAGATATCAATGATAAACAGGCAGAGATATATGAAGCGGTACTTAATGCACAAGAAGCTGCCGTTACAGCCAGTAAACCGGGTGTATCCTGTTCCGAGATTGACCTGATTGCCAGAAACATCATCAGGAATAAAGGATACGGTGAATTCTTCCCGCACAGGCTCGGCCACGGACTTGGGATCAGCGTCCATGAATACCCATCCTTGACCGAAACGAATACCCTTGAACTTCAATCCGGAATGGTTTATACCATCGAACCGGGTATATATGTTCCAAATGTTGCAGGCGTCAGGATTGAAGATGATCTATTAATCACCGATACCGGCTGTGAGGTTTTGACCAAATATCCGAAGAGCCTGCAAATCATAAAATGA